In Geminicoccaceae bacterium, a single window of DNA contains:
- a CDS encoding hydantoinase/oxoprolinase family protein: MARLAFDTGGTFTDFALIDDNGALHLHKILSTPLDPAEAVIQGIDELLELHADQAPLSGLQILGATTVVTNAILERKGAETAFVTTAGFEDLLKIRTEGRYDLYDLNIEYPDPLVPRARIYGAIERVAVDGTIMTPLDEGCIRDIAAKLKQDTVSSVAVCLLHAYKYPEHEQRIAEILRAELPDVAVSISSEVCPEVREFDRASTTVANAYTRPIMASHTGNLEAEFQERGVVNQLLWMTSSGGVVPGRRAAELPVRLIESGPAAGAVAAAEFGRLAGENSLLSFDMGGTTAKLCIIPNGEPTIGTDLEVARHQRFQRGSGFPLKIQSIQMIEIGAGGGSIAARTPLGLLDVGPRSAGALPGPASYGRGGTEPTVTDADIVLGYMGVESFVGGTFKIDRELGEMAIKRIADDLGISQERAAWGIHDLINDSMSKAASMHATDLGLDARKLPMVAFGGAGPVHAYGVAKKLGIKKVIYPTGAGVTSAIGLLIAPVAVDLSVSMPMSLGLWDGDAMRNLLNQLSSQGAEVVVSGGVDPATIENRFTVDMRHIGQGHEISVSLPDLSLPEDTFIEELRNKFHKQYRELYGRIVHGSEVEVITWRLRAGGEKATISGFSADAEIVDALKGHRPAYFHEAGGYVDTPVYDHYRFAVDAVIEGPAVIEQRESTVVFGPDASACKDACGNLILTIK, translated from the coding sequence ATGGCAAGACTTGCATTCGATACTGGCGGTACATTCACGGATTTTGCCCTGATCGACGATAACGGTGCCTTGCACCTTCACAAGATACTGAGCACGCCCCTCGATCCGGCCGAAGCCGTGATTCAGGGCATCGACGAACTTCTGGAACTCCACGCCGATCAGGCGCCGCTCTCCGGTCTTCAGATCCTCGGTGCGACGACTGTCGTTACCAACGCAATCCTGGAGCGTAAGGGAGCTGAGACCGCATTCGTGACCACCGCCGGTTTCGAAGATCTTCTGAAGATCAGGACCGAAGGTCGATACGATCTGTATGATCTGAACATTGAATACCCCGATCCGCTTGTACCTCGCGCGCGCATCTACGGAGCGATCGAGCGCGTGGCCGTGGATGGCACGATCATGACACCGCTCGACGAAGGCTGCATCAGGGACATCGCCGCGAAGCTGAAACAGGATACGGTAAGTTCCGTGGCAGTCTGCCTGCTGCACGCCTACAAATATCCTGAGCATGAGCAACGGATCGCAGAGATCCTGCGTGCCGAACTGCCAGACGTCGCAGTGTCCATTTCGTCGGAGGTCTGCCCCGAGGTGCGGGAATTCGACCGCGCCTCGACGACGGTTGCCAACGCATACACCCGCCCGATCATGGCGTCGCACACTGGAAACCTCGAGGCCGAGTTTCAGGAGCGCGGCGTTGTGAACCAGTTGCTCTGGATGACGTCGAGCGGTGGCGTGGTACCCGGGCGCCGGGCCGCCGAGCTTCCTGTGCGACTCATCGAATCCGGTCCCGCCGCAGGCGCCGTCGCCGCTGCCGAGTTTGGCCGGCTCGCCGGGGAAAATAGCCTTCTGTCCTTCGACATGGGCGGCACCACGGCCAAGCTGTGCATCATTCCCAACGGCGAGCCCACCATCGGCACGGATCTTGAAGTCGCGCGCCATCAGCGTTTCCAGCGCGGGTCCGGATTCCCGCTCAAGATCCAGTCGATACAGATGATCGAGATTGGCGCGGGTGGTGGCAGTATCGCGGCACGGACACCGCTTGGGCTGCTGGATGTCGGGCCGCGCAGTGCCGGTGCGTTGCCGGGCCCCGCTTCCTACGGGCGGGGCGGGACCGAGCCTACGGTGACCGACGCCGATATCGTGCTGGGTTACATGGGCGTTGAGTCCTTCGTCGGCGGCACGTTCAAGATCGACCGTGAATTGGGCGAAATGGCGATAAAGCGCATCGCCGACGATCTGGGCATCTCGCAGGAACGGGCGGCCTGGGGCATCCATGACCTGATCAACGACAGCATGAGCAAGGCTGCGTCGATGCACGCCACCGACCTAGGCCTGGATGCCCGCAAACTGCCCATGGTCGCGTTCGGCGGTGCAGGGCCGGTTCACGCCTACGGTGTCGCAAAGAAACTGGGCATCAAGAAGGTCATTTACCCGACGGGCGCGGGCGTGACCTCTGCCATCGGTCTGCTGATCGCGCCCGTGGCCGTCGACCTTTCCGTTTCGATGCCGATGTCGCTCGGCCTGTGGGACGGAGACGCCATGCGCAACCTGCTCAATCAGCTGTCCAGCCAGGGCGCAGAGGTCGTCGTCTCTGGCGGCGTGGACCCCGCCACGATCGAGAACCGGTTCACCGTCGACATGCGGCATATCGGTCAGGGACACGAAATCAGTGTCTCGTTGCCGGACCTGTCGCTGCCCGAGGACACGTTCATCGAGGAGCTGCGGAACAAATTCCACAAGCAGTACCGCGAACTCTACGGACGGATCGTGCACGGCTCGGAAGTCGAGGTCATCACCTGGCGTCTCCGCGCTGGGGGCGAGAAGGCGACGATTTCCGGTTTCAGCGCCGATGCCGAAATTGTCGACGCGTTGAAGGGGCACCGCCCCGCCTATTTCCACGAAGCCGGCGGATATGTGGATACCCCTGTCTACGACCACTACCGGTTTGCCGTCGACGCCGTGATCGAGGGCCCCGCCGTCATCGAACAGCGCGAGTCGACCGTCGTTTTCGGCCCGGATGCCAGTGCGTGCAAGGATGCGTGCGGCAATCTCATCCTAACCATCAAGTAA
- a CDS encoding 2,4-dihydroxyhept-2-ene-1,7-dioic acid aldolase, whose product MRGIQMREKLLAGQRIGMINPHHNSVTLASRLVEIGADAIFADCEHGPWSHEDIRVMGQTVRGAGGAMIVRPDSHQRSTIIRYLNMGADGIMVPMVETAEQAQAIVDTVQYACPTDYEKRLVVCMIESAETVQNELDEMLAVEGVDVFFIGPNDLAQSMGLMPYSGAGNPPPPELEEMVKLALTKITSAGKIGGTLTTLDRLAYWTAQGAQFIYYHMDPFIGQGIREFQAKLA is encoded by the coding sequence ATGCGCGGAATTCAAATGCGGGAAAAACTTCTAGCCGGACAGCGCATCGGGATGATCAACCCACACCACAACTCTGTAACGCTGGCATCAAGGCTGGTGGAAATCGGTGCCGATGCGATCTTTGCCGATTGCGAACACGGGCCTTGGTCGCACGAGGACATTCGCGTCATGGGGCAAACCGTCCGAGGCGCCGGCGGTGCCATGATCGTGCGCCCGGATTCGCATCAGCGGTCCACGATCATCCGCTACCTGAACATGGGTGCCGACGGCATCATGGTCCCCATGGTGGAGACGGCCGAGCAGGCGCAGGCCATTGTCGATACGGTGCAATATGCCTGCCCCACCGACTATGAGAAGCGGCTGGTGGTCTGCATGATCGAAAGCGCCGAAACCGTCCAGAACGAACTCGATGAGATGCTTGCGGTCGAAGGCGTGGATGTTTTCTTCATCGGCCCCAACGATCTGGCGCAGTCCATGGGGCTTATGCCGTACTCGGGAGCTGGAAATCCTCCACCGCCCGAACTTGAAGAAATGGTCAAACTGGCGCTGACGAAAATCACCAGCGCCGGCAAGATCGGCGGAACGCTGACCACACTGGACCGCCTGGCCTACTGGACTGCGCAAGGTGCGCAATTCATCTACTATCACATGGACCCCTTCATCGGTCAGGGCATCCGCGAGTTTCAGGCCAAGTTGGCCTGA